In one Bombyx mori chromosome 22, ASM3026992v2 genomic region, the following are encoded:
- the LOC693093 gene encoding BWK-1-like protein isoform X1, with the protein MSFENNSNGNEKEERKYSHERNKSDELQLSRTDMNMLIMNYLVTEGFKEAALKFQQEAGLQEPALCSSLDERIMIREAVQGGRIPEAIAMVNSLHPELLDNDRYLYFHLQQLQLLELIRAGRAEEALAFASATLAEAGANDANALTELERSLALLAFPDPHTSPFADLLLPSHGQKVICANVFFCTLQMVYITQTKLIKKKILLLGNRTISSLRNLHGPKDKTFGAFVLSDAPVFESQAGTNFCNELRTQQMFTIDFHSEGITSCNKNETRKFA; encoded by the exons atgagtTTCGAAAACAACAGTAACGGCAATGAAAAAGAAGAACGTAAATATTCACACGAGCGCAACAAATCCGACGAATTACAACTATCACGGACTGACATGAACATGTTAATAATGAATTATCTAGTAACAG AGGGCTTCAAAGAAGCAGCCTTGAAGTTTCAACAGGAGGCAGGTCTACAAGAGCCAGCCCTATGCAGTTCCTTGGACGAGAGGATAATGATCCGTGAAGCAGTACAGGGTGGTAGAATCCCTGAAGCTATTGCTATGGTCAATTCATTACATCCTGAGCTTTTAGATAATGATAGATATTTATACTTCCATTTGCAG CAATTACAACTTTTGGAGCTGATTCGTGCAGGACGTGCTGAAGAGGCATTAGCCTTTGCAAGTGCAACGCTCGCAGAGGCTGGTGCCAATGATGCCAATGCTCTGACTGAACTAGAGAGGTCATTGGCTTTACTGGCCTTCCCTGATCCACATACCTCACCCTTTGCTGATCTGCTGCTGCCTTCGCACGGTCAAAAGGTGATTTGtgctaatgtatttttttgtactttacAAATGGTATACATAACacaaactaaattaattaaaaaaaaaatactcttgcTTGGTAATCGCACCATTTCATCACTTCGAAATCTTcatggcccaaaggataagacgttcggtgcattcgtgttgagcgatgcaccggtgttcgaatcccaggcgggtaccaatttttgtaatgaattacgtactcaacaaatgttcacgattgatttccacagtgaaggaataacatcatgtaataaaaatgaaacccgcaaatttgcgtaa
- the LOC693093 gene encoding BWK-1-like protein, with protein MSFENNSNGNEKEERKYSHERNKSDELQLSRTDMNMLIMNYLVTEGFKEAALKFQQEAGLQEPALCSSLDERIMIREAVQGGRIPEAIAMVNSLHPELLDNDRYLYFHLQQLQLLELIRAGRAEEALAFASATLAEAGANDANALTELERSLALLAFPDPHTSPFADLLLPSHGQKIASELNAAILKMENQEYTNPKLCSLLRMILWSQSELDKHNIKYPKMTDLANATIGQPK; from the exons atgagtTTCGAAAACAACAGTAACGGCAATGAAAAAGAAGAACGTAAATATTCACACGAGCGCAACAAATCCGACGAATTACAACTATCACGGACTGACATGAACATGTTAATAATGAATTATCTAGTAACAG AGGGCTTCAAAGAAGCAGCCTTGAAGTTTCAACAGGAGGCAGGTCTACAAGAGCCAGCCCTATGCAGTTCCTTGGACGAGAGGATAATGATCCGTGAAGCAGTACAGGGTGGTAGAATCCCTGAAGCTATTGCTATGGTCAATTCATTACATCCTGAGCTTTTAGATAATGATAGATATTTATACTTCCATTTGCAG CAATTACAACTTTTGGAGCTGATTCGTGCAGGACGTGCTGAAGAGGCATTAGCCTTTGCAAGTGCAACGCTCGCAGAGGCTGGTGCCAATGATGCCAATGCTCTGACTGAACTAGAGAGGTCATTGGCTTTACTGGCCTTCCCTGATCCACATACCTCACCCTTTGCTGATCTGCTGCTGCCTTCGCACGGTCAAAAG ATTGCAAGTGAACTCAATGCGGCTATACTCAAAATGGAGAATCAAGAATATACAAATCCAAAGCTGTGCAGTCTTCTTCGCATGATCCTGTGGTCTCAGAGTGAGCTGGACAAGCACAACATCAAGTACCCTAAGATGACAGATCTTGCTAATGCTACTATAGGGCAACCAAAGTAA